Proteins from a single region of Pseudomonas fulva:
- a CDS encoding ABC transporter permease, protein MRLRALVRKEILLLLRDPHALAVLFLMPTLFLVIMAGAMSSYLQDRLPPLQLVLQTPQPSESSRFFHDALQAQLPDSQLLADGPAQMARISLPADFEEKLLDTPHQGPTLSFPAQFDRLSRQRLHAAVTIALAQTRLLAYLQDSGALEEGLSHAEKLELIQQRTESRIDEQARLASGDLSAQANATQMSVPAWLIFGMFFVMLPMAGSFQREQQSGALLRFRCLGLGLGPLAASKVLPYLAINLVQFVVLLTIGVHGLPLAGLPALELNGSLLAYAVLAISIALTTTSLGLLLAAMARSSEQALLLGGGINIILAAIGGIMVPKSVMPEAMRQLAELSPMSWALDAFLTLLVGHGSLNDVAPWCARLLLFAAVAGASGLFLFHKRVQQTQWTTHY, encoded by the coding sequence ATGAGGCTGCGCGCCCTGGTTCGCAAGGAAATCCTCCTGCTGCTGCGCGACCCTCACGCCCTGGCCGTGCTGTTCCTCATGCCGACGCTGTTTCTGGTGATCATGGCCGGCGCCATGTCCAGCTACCTGCAGGATCGCCTGCCGCCGCTGCAGCTGGTGCTGCAAACCCCGCAGCCCAGCGAGTCGAGCCGTTTCTTTCACGATGCCCTGCAGGCGCAGTTGCCCGACAGCCAGCTGCTGGCCGATGGGCCGGCGCAGATGGCGCGCATCAGCCTGCCGGCGGACTTCGAAGAGAAGCTGCTGGATACGCCCCATCAGGGCCCGACCCTGAGTTTCCCCGCCCAGTTCGACCGCCTCTCGCGCCAGCGCCTGCACGCTGCGGTAACCATCGCCCTGGCGCAGACCCGGCTGCTCGCCTACCTGCAGGACAGCGGCGCGCTGGAAGAAGGACTCAGCCATGCCGAGAAGCTCGAGTTGATCCAGCAGCGCACCGAAAGCCGCATCGACGAGCAGGCGCGCCTGGCCAGCGGCGACCTCAGCGCCCAGGCCAACGCCACGCAGATGAGCGTGCCGGCCTGGCTGATCTTCGGCATGTTCTTCGTGATGCTGCCGATGGCCGGCAGCTTCCAGCGCGAGCAGCAGAGCGGCGCGCTGCTGCGCTTCCGCTGCCTGGGCCTGGGCCTCGGCCCCCTGGCGGCGAGCAAGGTGCTGCCGTACCTGGCCATCAACCTGGTGCAGTTTGTGGTGCTGCTGACGATCGGCGTGCACGGCCTGCCGCTGGCGGGCCTGCCGGCGCTGGAGCTCAACGGCAGCCTGCTCGCCTACGCCGTGTTGGCCATCAGCATCGCCCTGACCACCACCAGCCTGGGCCTGTTGCTGGCCGCCATGGCGCGCAGTAGTGAACAAGCCCTATTGCTTGGCGGCGGGATCAATATCATCCTCGCAGCCATCGGCGGCATCATGGTGCCCAAGAGCGTGATGCCCGAGGCCATGCGTCAGCTCGCGGAGCTATCACCGATGAGCTGGGCACTGGACGCCTTCCTTACCCTGCTGGTGGGCCACGGCTCACTGAACGACGTAGCCCCCTGGTGCGCGCGCCTGCTGCTGTTCGCAGCGGTGGCCGGCGCCAGCGGCTTGTTCCTGTTCCACAAACGAGTACAGCAAACGCAATGGACCACACACTACTAG
- a CDS encoding ABC transporter ATP-binding protein: MLELSRIAYRYPGAAQPALHGIDLQLQAGQCLGLLGSNGAGKTTLLSLLSGVLQPLDGRILWRGERRLGLVPQQLAFYAGLKVRENLALFADLYGLRGAERHQRLEHCIAGTSLADKLERRAERLSGGEQRRLNFAIGLLQPAELYLFDEATVGVDAASRQLLLDAVQQLTADGKAVIYTSHYLDEVEKVADRILLLHEGRVQLDVDKHQLLGDQPGLFLEWPEHAPDALPSLLTELGINAEHTPNGVRIAALDVEQLLAITRFIAAQPQAPSLLRFGRPSLEQLYLRLNGGRL; the protein is encoded by the coding sequence GTGCTTGAACTCAGCCGCATCGCCTATCGCTACCCTGGTGCAGCGCAACCGGCGCTGCACGGCATCGACCTGCAGCTTCAGGCCGGCCAATGCCTGGGGCTCTTGGGCAGCAATGGCGCCGGCAAGACCACCCTGCTGTCGCTGCTCAGCGGCGTACTGCAGCCCCTGGATGGGCGGATTCTCTGGCGGGGCGAGCGACGCCTGGGCCTGGTGCCCCAGCAACTGGCCTTCTACGCCGGGCTGAAGGTGAGGGAAAATCTCGCGCTGTTCGCCGATCTCTACGGGCTGCGCGGTGCCGAGCGTCACCAGCGCCTGGAGCACTGCATCGCCGGCACGTCCCTGGCGGACAAGCTCGAACGCCGCGCAGAGCGCCTGTCTGGTGGCGAGCAGCGACGTCTGAACTTCGCCATCGGCCTGCTGCAACCGGCCGAGCTGTATCTGTTCGACGAGGCCACCGTGGGCGTCGATGCCGCCAGCCGGCAGTTGCTGCTCGACGCCGTGCAGCAGCTGACCGCCGACGGCAAGGCGGTGATCTACACCAGCCATTATCTGGATGAAGTGGAAAAGGTCGCCGACCGCATCCTGCTGCTGCACGAAGGCCGTGTGCAGCTGGACGTCGACAAGCATCAATTGCTCGGCGACCAGCCCGGCCTGTTTCTGGAGTGGCCCGAGCACGCCCCCGATGCGCTGCCATCATTGCTCACCGAGCTTGGCATCAACGCCGAACACACGCCCAACGGCGTGCGCATCGCCGCGCTGGACGTCGAACAGCTGCTGGCGATCACCCGTTTCATCGCCGCACAGCCCCAAGCCCCCAGCCTGCTGCGCTTCGGTCGGCCGTCCCTGGAGCAGCTGTACCTGCGCCTCAACGGAGGCCGGCTATGA
- a CDS encoding beta-hydroxyacyl-ACP dehydratase: protein MDRTQLHSLLPHQGQALWLDALLDHDATGIRGLSDWRHLQNLGENASPCLLFEAAAQLCAAHGALYGNDSAIEMALVGKLSQLQLHYHPTQREGVLLVSATQEALSPAGALYGFNVQEGERLLLDGKLLLVLVRA, encoded by the coding sequence ATGGATCGCACCCAACTGCACTCACTGCTGCCGCACCAGGGCCAGGCCCTCTGGCTGGATGCCCTGCTCGACCACGATGCCACCGGCATCCGCGGCCTGAGCGACTGGCGGCATCTGCAGAACCTGGGCGAGAACGCCTCGCCGTGCCTGTTGTTCGAGGCCGCTGCCCAATTGTGCGCTGCGCATGGTGCCTTATACGGCAACGACAGCGCCATCGAAATGGCCCTGGTCGGCAAACTCTCCCAGCTGCAGCTGCACTATCACCCCACGCAGCGCGAAGGCGTCCTGCTGGTCAGCGCGACCCAGGAAGCCCTGAGCCCGGCCGGCGCCCTTTACGGCTTCAACGTGCAGGAAGGCGAGCGCCTGCTGCTGGACGGCAAACTGCTGCTGGTGCTCGTCCGTGCTTGA
- a CDS encoding methyltransferase family protein: MGGWQLVVFVGLSIALTLVSWRSLGNPRSHGFYRYFAWEVMLVMLVLNAPFWFEDRAAVHQQISWVLLTASLAVLFAGIYQMRRFGRADERRQDDELFAFERTSQLVTSGIFAHIRHPMYCSLLLLAWGIAWKQPGVLVMLLAVAASVLLWLAARVEERESLAYFGDAYRDYMARSRMFVPFIF, translated from the coding sequence GTGGGCGGTTGGCAATTGGTGGTTTTCGTGGGGCTGAGCATCGCCCTGACCCTGGTCTCCTGGCGCTCGCTGGGCAACCCGCGCAGCCACGGCTTCTACCGCTACTTCGCCTGGGAAGTGATGCTGGTGATGCTGGTGCTCAACGCGCCGTTCTGGTTCGAGGACCGCGCCGCCGTGCATCAGCAGATTTCCTGGGTGTTGCTGACCGCCTCGCTGGCGGTGCTGTTCGCCGGCATCTACCAGATGCGCCGCTTCGGGCGTGCCGACGAGCGCCGCCAGGACGACGAACTGTTCGCTTTCGAGCGCACCTCGCAACTGGTCACCAGTGGCATCTTCGCCCACATCCGTCACCCGATGTACTGCTCGCTGCTGCTGCTCGCCTGGGGTATCGCCTGGAAGCAGCCGGGTGTTCTGGTCATGCTGCTGGCCGTGGCCGCCAGCGTGCTGCTCTGGCTCGCCGCGCGCGTCGAGGAGCGTGAGTCGCTGGCCTATTTCGGCGACGCCTATCGCGACTACATGGCGCGCAGCCGGATGTTCGTGCCCTTCATTTTCTGA
- a CDS encoding Sbal_3080 family lipoprotein has translation MSKVLSALSLSALALGLTACTSVRITPLQSAPTTMCIEENPKVMVSDFVPVLQQGFARHGITTQPYATIPWDQCPYVVRYTARRSWDMAPYLSSAELTVLGPRRETLATAAYHLRGKGGLSLMKWQGTKSKMDPVIDQLLNNTQPIAAPVVTPPATSESGKLSKQERLKQLQQQNLDY, from the coding sequence ATGTCCAAGGTTCTATCTGCGCTATCCCTCTCGGCCCTGGCGCTCGGCCTTACCGCCTGCACCTCGGTTCGCATCACGCCACTGCAAAGCGCGCCGACCACCATGTGTATCGAAGAAAACCCCAAGGTCATGGTCAGCGACTTCGTACCGGTGCTGCAGCAGGGCTTCGCCCGACACGGCATCACCACCCAGCCCTACGCAACGATTCCGTGGGATCAGTGCCCGTACGTGGTGAGGTATACGGCGCGGCGCTCGTGGGACATGGCACCTTATCTTTCCAGCGCCGAGCTGACCGTTCTCGGCCCGCGGCGGGAAACATTGGCCACGGCGGCCTATCACCTGCGCGGCAAGGGCGGCCTGTCGCTGATGAAGTGGCAGGGCACTAAAAGCAAGATGGATCCGGTGATCGATCAGCTGCTGAACAATACCCAGCCAATCGCCGCGCCTGTCGTAACGCCTCCAGCTACCAGCGAGAGCGGCAAGCTGAGCAAGCAGGAGCGTCTCAAGCAGCTGCAGCAACAGAATCTGGACTACTAA
- a CDS encoding excinuclease translates to MNAKRLTAALLLTAALLPAVSQARDTAHFLDFQSVVNEAIQAGRLDGSVKFYLNKTPAGAKIINANVTTSQKTNAFNKSDEEACRWVLQSALIKLQNSAKAAGANAVVDLASNYKNKEYRDSSKYECHAGAIMAGVALKGKYASVK, encoded by the coding sequence ATGAACGCGAAACGCTTGACCGCTGCCCTGCTGCTGACCGCCGCCCTGCTGCCCGCCGTCAGCCAGGCCCGTGACACCGCCCACTTCCTGGACTTCCAGTCGGTGGTCAACGAGGCCATCCAGGCCGGCCGCCTGGACGGCTCGGTGAAGTTCTACCTGAACAAGACCCCGGCCGGCGCCAAGATCATCAACGCCAACGTGACCACCAGCCAGAAGACCAACGCCTTCAACAAGAGCGACGAGGAGGCCTGCCGCTGGGTGCTGCAATCGGCCCTGATCAAGCTGCAGAACTCGGCCAAGGCCGCCGGCGCCAATGCCGTGGTCGACCTGGCCAGCAACTACAAGAACAAGGAATACCGCGACAGCAGCAAGTACGAATGCCACGCCGGCGCCATCATGGCGGGCGTCGCGCTGAAGGGTAAGTACGCGAGCGTCAAGTAA